The Acidobacteriota bacterium genome contains the following window.
TAATCGTCCTCCAGGGCAATCTTCTCCAGCTCGAGCGCCACGTCGAGCAGGGGATTGCGGCCGGTCACTTCGAAGACCTCGTAGGCGGTCTTCTTGATTACCTTCGCGCGCGGGTCGTAGGACTTGTAGACGCGATGGCCGAAACCCATCAGGCGGCCCTCGCCGCTCTTGACGCGGCCGATGAATGCCGGAATGGCGTCCACCGAGCCGATCTCGCGCAGCATGCGCAGGACCGCCTCGTTCGCGCCGCCGTGCAACGGGCCGTACAGCGCCGCCGCGGCGCCCGCAAGCGACGCGAACGGGTCGGCCTGCGAGCTGCCGATGCTGCGCATCGCGCTGGTGCTGCAGTTCTGCTCGTGGTCGGCGTGCAGGACGAACAGGACGTCGAGGGCGCGCTCGAGGGCCGGATGCGGTGCGTAGGCCTGCCCCTCTTCCTTGTAGAGCATGCTGAGGAAGGTGCCGGTATAGCCGAGGCCGGGATCGGGCGCCACGTAGGGGCGTCCCGTGCTGCGCCGGCAGGCGTAGGCGGCCACGCCGGGGGCGAGCGCGATCAGCCGGGCCATCTGTGTCCGCCGGGTCTCGGCGTCGAGCACCTGCTTCGCTTCGGGAAAGAAGGTGGAGAGCGCCCCGACGGCGGCGAGAAACATGCCCATCGGATGGGAGCCTTCCGGAAAGCCTCCCATGAGCGCTTGCACGTGCGAATCGAGCGCCGAACGCCCGTTCAGTGCGTGGCGGTCGATCTCCGCGGTCCAGGCGTCGAGCTCGGCCGGCGTCGGCAGCTCGCCGTTGACGAGCAGCCACGCCGTTTCGAGAAAGGTGCTCCGCTCGGCGAGCTGCTCGATCGGATAGCCGCGGTAACGAAGGATCCCCCGGTCGCCGTCGATGAACGTGATCCGGCTGCGGCAACTGGCGGTGTTGAGGTACGCCGGGTCGTACGACATCATCCCGAACTCCTCGGGATCGACCTTGATCTGCCGCAGGTCGATCGCGCGGATCGTCCCGTCGACGATCGGGATCTCGTACTGCTTGCCGGTGCGGTTGTCGGTGATGGTCAGCGTATCGCTCATGCCTGCCTGTCGCTCCCCCGGATAGCTCGGTCGGACCGCGGGGCGCTCCGTTCAGGAGCCCCGGTCACCGCCGATCGGATCATGATCCTCGGCCGCCGTCGATTCGCTCGGCACCCGGTAGCGCTCGCCGATCCAGTTGCCCAGATCGAGGAGCCTGCAACGCTCTCCGCAGAACGGCCGCCACCGCGGGTCGATCGGGCGCCGCCGGCAATGTACGCAACGCCGCTCTTCGGGCACGACGTCTCCTGGATGCGGATGCGCGCGGGCGGCGTCGGGCGCCGTCGCGTCGAACGAACTCGCCGGATTGTAGATCGTCGCGCCTTCGTGCGTCAGGCCGGGGTGTCGGGGTCGTCGGCCCCACGCGCCGCCGCCCGGCGCCGGGGTGTCGCGGCGCCTGGGGGGACGGGTTGCCGCCGCCGTCCCGCTGCCGTCCCGCCGCGTCCCGGCTGCCGCCGGCGCTTCGCGTCGACCTCGCAGCGGACGATGCGGCCCAGCACGGACTCCAGCGGTCCTGCGTTGCGCTGAGCGGCCCAGAGCTCCAGCTCGGTGTCGCCTGCCGGCGTCAGCTTCAGCAGGCAGTCGTGCGCGCCCGCGGCGACGGCGACCGCGGCGACGCTCTGCGCGTGGCTCCGGTCCAGTCCTTCGGCCACGCGCAGCATCGCCGCCAATGTCCTCACCGTGCGCCGGCGCGTTCCCGAGAGGTCGCCGTAGCCCCCGTGGGAGCGTTTGGGAAGCCCCCGGCGGTGGTAGCGCGCGACCAGCGCCATGACCTCGATCTCCTGCGGCTCGAACCCGCGCAGGTCGCCGTTCATGATCAGATAGCAGGAGTGCTTGTGGTGCCGGCTGTAGCTGATGTGGACGCCGATGTCGTGGAGTATCGCCGCGTATTCCAGCCACTCGCGCTCGCGTGCGCCCAGGCCGTGGATCGACGAGGTCTGGTCGAACAGCGCCAGCGCCATCCGCACGACCTGACGGGCATGCGGCTCGCTGTAGTTGCAGCGCTCGGCCAGCTCGATGACGCTGCGCCGCCGCACGTCGGGGTACTGCTCCACCCGGGCGATGTGGGCTCGGTTGCGGTGGATGTAGTCCAGCGCCAGTCCCTCGCGCAGAGCCAGATCGCAGAGAGTCAGCTCGCGTGCACCGAGCAGCCGCAGCATCGTGCAGATGAGGATGGAGCCGGCGACGGCCAGGTCCGCGCGCCGCGGATCGAGCCCCGGAATGCCGATGCGCCCGGCGAGATCCAGCGCCGTCAGGTCGCGCCGAACACGCCGCAGTTGCTTGAGGCTAACCCGCCGGTTGCGCAGCGCGTCGGAGCCGACCGCCCGGCCTTCCCCGACTGCCAGCGCGCCGAGGCTGAGGATGGTGCCCGACGTCCCGACGACGCGGGCGAAACCGCGGCTGCGGATCTTCTCGGTGATCGGCGTCAGCACCTCGGTGATGTAGCTCACCATGCGCCGCTCGTCCGCTCCGGTAACCGGATCGCTGTGCACGAATCGCTCGGTCAGCCGGATGACGCCCAGCTTCAGGCTGTGGGCGACGCGTACCTGCGACGATCGCCCCAGCGTCAGCTCGACGCTGCCGCCGCCTATGTCGATGACGAGCGCCGCGCCGTCGGAGACGTCCACGCCGTAGACCGCGGCGCGGTGGATGAGGCGGGCCTCTTCGGTGCCGGAGATGACGCGGGCCTCGATCCCGGTTCGCTGGCGAATCGCAGCGAGAAACTCGCGGCCGTTCTCGGCCTCCCGCACCGCGCTGGTCGCGGCCGCGACGACCTCGTCCACCTCGTGCGATTCGGCCAGTCGCTTGAACTTCGTCAGCGCCTGCAGGGCCGAGCGCATCGTCAGCTCCGTCAGGGCCCGCCCGCCGAGCCCGCCCGCGCCGAGACGGACCATCTCCTTCTCGCGGTCGACGATCTCGAACGAGTGATCGGGCCGCACCTGCACCACGATCATGTGGACGGAGTTGGTGCCGATGTCGATGGCCGCTATGCGCACGGTTCGAATGGAAGGCGAATGTCGTGTGACGGTCTTGCGAACGGCGCCGGAAACTTCACTATACTCATACGTTTGCCGGTGAAACGGGCCATCGTAGCATGACCGGTCCCCATGTCCTGAAGCGTCCGCTCGAGCGCCGTGTCCGGGCGTTGCTGCGGCACCTGCGTCCGACCACGGAGGGCGCGGTCGAGCCGCTCCACCAGTGCCGCGTGGCGACCCGGCGGTTGCGCGAGCTGCTGCCGCTGTGCGACGCCGAGCTCGGGGTGCGCATAGCATCGCGGGCTCGCAAGCGCGTGCGGCAGTTGGGTGGAGCGCTCGGGGCGGTGCGCGAGCTGGACGTCGCCCTCGGCCTGGTCGACGAGGTGGAGCGGGCCGGACGGGCGCAGCCGGCGGCTGCCAGCCGCCTTCGGCAGCGGGTGCAGGAGGAACGGGAGCGGCAGCGCGAACGGATGCGGGCTCGCCTGAAGCCGGCCTGGTTGCGGAAGGTGGCGCGGGACGTCGCGGAGGTGCTCAAGGCCATCGGCATGCGGGATGCCACCGACGCGTGGGCGCTGGTCCTCGCCGAACGGTTGAGCGAGCGGGCCGACCGGCTGCGGGATGCCGTCGCCGAGGCGGGCCCGATGTACGTCTCCGAACGCGTCCACGAGGTCCGTATCGCAGCGAAGAAACTGCGCTACGGCCTCGAGCTGGCGTCAGAGACCGGCGAGACGGACACGGCCGACGCGGTGGCTCGGCTCAAGAAGATACAGGACTCGCTGGGGCGGCTGCACGACATCGAGATCCTCCAGGAGCTCTTGCGCAGCATCGATCTGCTCGCCCACCGCGACGAGCCGTGGGCCGCGGCGCTCGCGGCCCTCGATCGCGATCTGACCGAGGAGTGCCGCCGCCTTCACGGCGTTTTCGTCGCCGGCCAGGCGGGACTGGTCGACGTGGCCCGGATCGCCCGTCGCGTAGCGTCGCAGATGTCCAGCGATCACGGCGGGCGCACGGGGCGGAGCCGCGTGCTCAAGATGTCGCTGGAGCGTGCGCCGGAAGCGCCGCCGGCGGCCTCGTCCACCCGCCGTTGATCGGTTGCGGGCTGCCGCTAACTTCCGAGCAGCCAGCCGGCGGCCGCGCCGCCCAGAATCAGCCAGGTCGAGTTGGGCCGCCAAAGGAACAGGGCCGCCGCTGCCGCGACCACGATCAGCGCCGTGGGCAGGTCGACCACCGCGGCCCGCGCCAACTGCCAGGTGACCGCCGCCATCAGGCCGAGCGAGGCGGCCACCACGCCGTCGAGGCAGCCGCCCAGCGCCCGCGATGCGCGCAGCCGCGGGATCAGCGGCTGGGTCACGGCGACGAAGAAGAACCCCGGCGCGAAGATCGCCGCGGTCGCCAGCGCGGCGCCGGCCCAGCCGCCGAGCAGGTAGCCGATGAACGTCGCGGTGGTGAAGACCGGCCCGGGCGTGACCTGCCCGACGGTGATGGCGTCGATGAGCTGCTGGTCGGTCAGCCAGCCCCAGCGCTCCACCAGGTCGGCCCGCAGGAAGGCGAGCAGGACGTAGCCGCTGCCGAACAGGACGGAGCCGACCTTCAGGAAGAACAGCGCCAGCCCGGTGAGGGTGAAGGGGACCGCGGCGCCCGTTGCCGCCGCCAGGCCGCCCGCGGCAGCTCCCGCCGTCGCGCCGGCCTGCGTTGCCGCCGCGGCCGCGCCCCGCAGCAGGTGCGCCAGCGCTGCCGGGAGCGCGATCAGCCAGGCAAGGACTGCCGCGCTGCTTCCCGGTCCGCTCGGCCGCACGGCCAGCGCGAGTCCGATCGCGCCGCCCGCCGCCAGCACCGCCAGCTCGTTCACGCCGGCGAGCGCCGCGACCACCGCGGCGGCGCCGACCGGCGCATACACCCAGCGGCTCAGCGCCGCCTGCCCCAGCTTCACGAGCGCCTGCACGACGATGGCGATGACCACCGGCCCGATGCCGTAC
Protein-coding sequences here:
- a CDS encoding CHAD domain-containing protein — its product is MTGPHVLKRPLERRVRALLRHLRPTTEGAVEPLHQCRVATRRLRELLPLCDAELGVRIASRARKRVRQLGGALGAVRELDVALGLVDEVERAGRAQPAAASRLRQRVQEERERQRERMRARLKPAWLRKVARDVAEVLKAIGMRDATDAWALVLAERLSERADRLRDAVAEAGPMYVSERVHEVRIAAKKLRYGLELASETGETDTADAVARLKKIQDSLGRLHDIEILQELLRSIDLLAHRDEPWAAALAALDRDLTEECRRLHGVFVAGQAGLVDVARIARRVASQMSSDHGGRTGRSRVLKMSLERAPEAPPAASSTRR
- a CDS encoding citrate synthase produces the protein MSDTLTITDNRTGKQYEIPIVDGTIRAIDLRQIKVDPEEFGMMSYDPAYLNTASCRSRITFIDGDRGILRYRGYPIEQLAERSTFLETAWLLVNGELPTPAELDAWTAEIDRHALNGRSALDSHVQALMGGFPEGSHPMGMFLAAVGALSTFFPEAKQVLDAETRRTQMARLIALAPGVAAYACRRSTGRPYVAPDPGLGYTGTFLSMLYKEEGQAYAPHPALERALDVLFVLHADHEQNCSTSAMRSIGSSQADPFASLAGAAAALYGPLHGGANEAVLRMLREIGSVDAIPAFIGRVKSGEGRLMGFGHRVYKSYDPRAKVIKKTAYEVFEVTGRNPLLDVALELEKIALEDDYFVKRRLYPNVDFYSGLIYEAMGFDAGMFPVLFAIGRTAGWVAQWQEMLEDKEQKITRPRQLYMGENTRDYVGADARG
- the chrA gene encoding chromate efflux transporter — its product is MPRVTVAAPLRELAALFLRLGVTAFGGPAAHIAMMRDEVVDRRRWLSDKEFLDLVAATNLIPGPNSTELAIHLGYRRGGLAGLALAGVCFILPAALVVGCIAWAYARYGTTPQVGWLMYGIGPVVIAIVVQALVKLGQAALSRWVYAPVGAAAVVAALAGVNELAVLAAGGAIGLALAVRPSGPGSSAAVLAWLIALPAALAHLLRGAAAAATQAGATAGAAAGGLAAATGAAVPFTLTGLALFFLKVGSVLFGSGYVLLAFLRADLVERWGWLTDQQLIDAITVGQVTPGPVFTTATFIGYLLGGWAGAALATAAIFAPGFFFVAVTQPLIPRLRASRALGGCLDGVVAASLGLMAAVTWQLARAAVVDLPTALIVVAAAAALFLWRPNSTWLILGGAAAGWLLGS
- a CDS encoding Ppx/GppA family phosphatase; its protein translation is MRIAAIDIGTNSVHMIVVQVRPDHSFEIVDREKEMVRLGAGGLGGRALTELTMRSALQALTKFKRLAESHEVDEVVAAATSAVREAENGREFLAAIRQRTGIEARVISGTEEARLIHRAAVYGVDVSDGAALVIDIGGGSVELTLGRSSQVRVAHSLKLGVIRLTERFVHSDPVTGADERRMVSYITEVLTPITEKIRSRGFARVVGTSGTILSLGALAVGEGRAVGSDALRNRRVSLKQLRRVRRDLTALDLAGRIGIPGLDPRRADLAVAGSILICTMLRLLGARELTLCDLALREGLALDYIHRNRAHIARVEQYPDVRRRSVIELAERCNYSEPHARQVVRMALALFDQTSSIHGLGAREREWLEYAAILHDIGVHISYSRHHKHSCYLIMNGDLRGFEPQEIEVMALVARYHRRGLPKRSHGGYGDLSGTRRRTVRTLAAMLRVAEGLDRSHAQSVAAVAVAAGAHDCLLKLTPAGDTELELWAAQRNAGPLESVLGRIVRCEVDAKRRRQPGRGGTAAGRRRQPVPPGAATPRRRAAARGADDPDTPA
- a CDS encoding DNA gyrase inhibitor YacG, which encodes MPEERRCVHCRRRPIDPRWRPFCGERCRLLDLGNWIGERYRVPSESTAAEDHDPIGGDRGS